Proteins from one Streptomyces sp. NBC_00390 genomic window:
- the cobS gene encoding adenosylcobinamide-GDP ribazoletransferase, producing the protein MTFRTTNGGPVAGIRFAFGTLTVLPVRVTRWDRDAARAGMLCAPLAGLVVGLFAAALGGVLTLLGSGPLLAAVATAAVPAALTRGLHLDGLADTADGLGSARPAEDALRIMKQSDIGPFGVITLVFVLLGQVAALYELYAQSWALGASGAAVGAVTARLALTLASRTGVPPARPEGLGAAVAGVVPVRMALLAAVLTGAACAGAGALLRPYGVLHHAVAVAAGLGAAHLLLRHCVRRFGGVTGDVFGALAETAATVTLVALVLGQA; encoded by the coding sequence GTGACCTTCAGGACGACAAACGGCGGCCCGGTGGCCGGTATACGGTTCGCGTTCGGCACCCTGACCGTGCTGCCGGTCCGCGTCACCCGCTGGGACCGGGACGCGGCCCGCGCCGGCATGCTCTGTGCGCCGCTCGCCGGCCTGGTGGTGGGCCTGTTCGCGGCGGCGCTCGGAGGGGTGCTCACACTGCTGGGCTCCGGTCCGCTGCTCGCCGCGGTCGCCACCGCCGCGGTGCCCGCCGCACTCACCAGAGGCCTCCATCTCGACGGCCTCGCCGACACGGCGGACGGCCTCGGCAGCGCCAGACCCGCCGAGGACGCGCTGCGGATCATGAAGCAGTCGGACATCGGCCCCTTCGGGGTGATCACGCTGGTGTTCGTGCTGCTCGGTCAGGTCGCCGCGCTGTACGAGCTGTACGCGCAGAGCTGGGCGCTCGGGGCGAGCGGCGCCGCCGTCGGTGCGGTCACCGCACGCCTGGCGCTCACCCTCGCTTCCCGTACGGGCGTCCCGCCGGCGCGTCCCGAGGGCCTGGGCGCGGCGGTCGCCGGTGTCGTGCCCGTACGCATGGCCCTCCTCGCGGCGGTCCTGACCGGGGCTGCCTGCGCGGGCGCGGGAGCGCTGCTTCGGCCGTACGGGGTGCTCCACCACGCGGTGGCGGTGGCTGCCGGGCTGGGGGCGGCACACCTTCTGCTGCGGCACTGCGTGCGGCGCTTCGGCGGGGTGACGGGTGATGTCTTCGGGGCGCTGGCCGAGACGGCGGCGACGGTGACACTGGTGGCGCTGGTGCTGGGACAGGCGTAA
- the cobT gene encoding nicotinate-nucleotide--dimethylbenzimidazole phosphoribosyltransferase, producing MSRLNLDDFSDLIERPDSGTRRDAEERRERLIVPPGSLGRLDELGEWLAAAQAAVPVRPVEQPRVVLFAGDHGVAELGVSGRESGTAHELVRAVLDGASPVAVLARRSGVAIRIVDAGVDCDPELLPEDVVRHRVRRGSGRIDIEDALTLEEAEEAVRLGMAIADEEADSGTDLVVLGDLSVGGTTPASTLIAALCGTDASVVTGRGGTAIDDLAWMRKCAAIRDALRRARPVLGDQLELLAAVGGADLAATTGFLLQASARRMPVILDGVVSAACALVAQRAAFRSPDWWLAGQLSGEPAQAKALDRMALNPLLDHGITVGEGTGALLALPLVQAAAAFAAELPERTEKTGG from the coding sequence ATGAGCAGGCTGAATCTCGACGACTTCTCCGATCTGATCGAGCGCCCCGACAGCGGCACCCGGCGTGACGCCGAAGAACGCCGGGAACGGCTGATCGTTCCGCCCGGTTCGCTGGGCCGTCTCGACGAGCTGGGCGAGTGGCTCGCGGCCGCGCAGGCCGCCGTTCCGGTCCGGCCCGTCGAACAGCCGCGGGTGGTGCTGTTCGCCGGCGATCACGGGGTCGCCGAACTGGGCGTCTCCGGCCGGGAGTCCGGCACCGCGCACGAGCTGGTACGCGCCGTGCTGGACGGCGCGAGCCCCGTCGCCGTACTGGCCCGCCGATCGGGCGTGGCGATCCGGATCGTGGACGCCGGTGTGGACTGCGACCCGGAGCTGCTGCCCGAGGACGTCGTACGGCACCGGGTGCGGCGCGGCAGCGGCCGTATCGACATCGAGGACGCGCTGACCCTCGAGGAGGCGGAGGAGGCCGTCCGCCTCGGGATGGCGATCGCCGACGAGGAGGCCGACTCCGGCACCGACCTGGTCGTGCTCGGTGATCTGAGCGTCGGCGGCACCACGCCCGCGTCCACCCTGATCGCCGCGCTGTGCGGCACGGACGCCTCGGTGGTGACCGGTCGCGGAGGGACGGCGATCGACGATCTGGCGTGGATGCGCAAGTGTGCTGCCATCCGCGACGCGCTGCGGCGGGCCCGGCCGGTGCTGGGCGACCAGTTGGAGCTGCTGGCGGCGGTCGGCGGCGCGGACCTCGCCGCGACGACCGGGTTCCTGCTGCAGGCCTCGGCACGCCGTATGCCGGTGATCCTGGACGGTGTCGTCTCGGCGGCGTGTGCGCTGGTGGCCCAGCGGGCCGCGTTCCGGTCGCCGGACTGGTGGCTCGCCGGCCAGCTGAGCGGTGAGCCGGCGCAGGCGAAGGCACTGGACCGTATGGCGCTCAACCCGCTGCTGGACCATGGCATCACCGTGGGCGAGGGCACCGGGGCACTGCTCGCCCTTCCCCTCGTCCAGGCCGCGGCGGCGTTCGCCGCCGAGCTGCCCGAGCGCACGGAGAAGACCGGGGGCTGA
- a CDS encoding bifunctional adenosylcobinamide kinase/adenosylcobinamide-phosphate guanylyltransferase, translating into MELTLLGTGTPAGLPRPDCPCAVCATARGSSARAATALLVDSALLLDLTPGAALAAARAGHSLVGVRQVLLTHPHDGPAVDVPAGLPAAGRVPDGRELTLISGHRVRAMPMDHPGTGYEVTSPEGERLLYLPPGAAPAGLAEGLAAYDMVVGDVIGRPDAVARLRASGAIGATTDVIAVHIDHDVPGGPELDRRLAAAGARAVPDGTTLIVGEYEAVPDVPRRTLVTGGARSGKSLEAEQRLQTFPDVVYVATGGARDGDAEWAARVSAHRERRPGSWRTVETCDLLPLLTADGPPLLIDCLSLWLTEAMDKAGAWDDGHWAAGGETELRARVTELVAAVRATSRTVVAVTNEVGSGVVPASASGRRFRDELGRLNAAFADECEQVLLVVAGQALVLRG; encoded by the coding sequence GTGGAACTGACTCTGCTCGGCACCGGCACGCCAGCCGGACTCCCCCGGCCCGACTGCCCCTGCGCCGTGTGCGCCACCGCACGCGGGTCATCGGCGCGGGCCGCCACCGCGCTGCTCGTGGACAGTGCGCTGCTGCTCGATCTGACCCCGGGGGCCGCTCTGGCCGCCGCGCGGGCCGGGCATTCGCTCGTCGGCGTACGGCAGGTGCTGCTGACGCATCCGCACGACGGACCGGCCGTGGATGTGCCCGCCGGGCTGCCGGCGGCCGGGCGGGTGCCGGACGGACGGGAGTTGACGCTGATCAGCGGTCACCGGGTGCGGGCCATGCCGATGGATCACCCGGGCACGGGGTACGAGGTGACATCACCCGAAGGCGAGCGGCTCCTCTACCTGCCGCCCGGCGCCGCGCCGGCCGGACTGGCCGAGGGGCTCGCCGCGTACGACATGGTCGTCGGCGATGTGATCGGACGCCCCGATGCCGTCGCCCGCCTGCGCGCCTCGGGCGCGATCGGTGCCACGACCGATGTGATCGCCGTCCACATCGACCACGATGTGCCCGGCGGCCCCGAGCTGGACCGGCGGCTCGCGGCGGCGGGCGCCCGGGCCGTGCCGGACGGGACGACGCTGATCGTGGGCGAGTACGAGGCGGTGCCGGACGTGCCGCGCCGCACGCTGGTGACGGGAGGGGCGCGGTCGGGCAAGTCGCTGGAGGCCGAGCAGCGGCTGCAGACCTTCCCCGACGTCGTGTACGTGGCGACGGGCGGCGCCCGGGACGGCGATGCGGAGTGGGCGGCCCGGGTGTCCGCACACCGCGAACGCCGGCCCGGTTCCTGGCGGACCGTCGAGACCTGCGACCTCCTCCCGCTGCTCACCGCCGACGGGCCGCCGCTGCTGATCGACTGTCTGTCGCTGTGGCTCACCGAAGCGATGGACAAGGCGGGTGCCTGGGACGACGGGCACTGGGCGGCAGGGGGCGAGACGGAGCTGCGCGCCCGGGTGACAGAGCTGGTGGCGGCGGTCCGGGCGACCTCCCGCACGGTCGTCGCCGTGACGAACGAGGTCGGCTCCGGCGTCGTCCCCGCCAGCGCCTCGGGGCGCCGCTTCCGGGACGAACTGGGCCGTCTGAACGCCGCCTTCGCCGACGAGTGCGAGCAGGTGCTGCTGGTGGTGGCGGGCCAGGCACTCGTCCTGCGCGGCTGA
- a CDS encoding DUF3043 domain-containing protein produces MFRSRSKEEKAPTDKVTADLSKQPRDPEAPKGRPTPKRAEAQNQRRRASSAPADRKEAMKRQREARRSDLARQREALAGGDERYLPARDKGPVRRFVRDFVDSRFCVAEFFLPLAVVILVLSMVRVAQLQNIALLLWLGVIVLIVIDSIGLVIRLKKQLKERFPDEPKRGAVAYGLMRTLQMRRLRLPKPQVKRGERP; encoded by the coding sequence GTGTTCCGTAGCCGTTCCAAGGAAGAGAAGGCCCCCACCGACAAGGTGACGGCGGACCTCTCCAAGCAGCCCCGCGACCCCGAGGCCCCCAAGGGCCGCCCCACGCCCAAGCGTGCCGAGGCGCAGAATCAGCGCCGCCGCGCGTCCAGCGCGCCGGCGGACCGCAAGGAGGCGATGAAGCGACAGCGTGAAGCACGCCGCTCCGACCTGGCCCGTCAGCGCGAGGCCCTCGCGGGTGGCGACGAGCGCTACCTGCCGGCCCGTGACAAGGGCCCGGTGCGTCGCTTCGTGCGCGACTTCGTCGACTCCCGCTTCTGCGTCGCCGAGTTCTTCCTGCCGCTCGCGGTGGTGATCCTGGTCCTGAGCATGGTCCGGGTCGCCCAGCTGCAGAACATCGCGCTGCTGCTCTGGCTGGGTGTCATCGTGCTGATCGTCATCGACTCGATCGGTCTGGTGATCCGGCTCAAGAAGCAGCTCAAGGAGCGCTTCCCGGACGAGCCCAAGCGCGGTGCCGTCGCCTACGGTCTGATGCGTACGCTCCAGATGCGCCGGCTGCGTCTGCCCAAGCCGCAGGTCAAGCGCGGAGAGCGGCCCTGA
- the pelF gene encoding GT4 family glycosyltransferase PelF, translating into MLSLGRHVTMLTEGTYPHVHGGVSTWCDQLVRGMPEVDFQVVALTGSGREPVTWELPPNVYRHRAVPLWGPEPGRRRLPSRERRRFLDVYERWLLSMLDPAADCDFGQELYELAVYARAGLLTGALRSESAVRLLMWIWTMPHLDTSAARPTVHDALTATDLLEHALRPLAVRIPDDAVAHAVSAGLATLPALTAQHFDGVPFLLTEHGIYLRERYLGYRVQAQRAPVKTLMLSFYRELNSLGYRQADLITPCNRYNRRWEERGGAPAERIRTVYNGVDPHAFPEAGPEPDVPAIAWAGRIDPIKDLRTLIRAYAMVRAELPEVRLRLFGGVPAGGEKYRTGLEKLAADLGVVDGIAWEGRVSDVARAYAAGSVVLLSSISEGFPFSLIEAMSCGRATVSTDVGGVREAVGDTGLVVPPREPALMAEATLALLRDDARRAELGRRARQRVIDRFTLRRSVDGFRRIYLELAGFPPDTEELTETEEPADTQGADLGPVPAAVTGARR; encoded by the coding sequence ATGCTGAGCCTTGGCCGCCATGTGACCATGCTCACCGAAGGAACCTATCCGCACGTCCACGGGGGTGTGTCCACCTGGTGCGACCAGCTCGTACGGGGCATGCCGGAGGTCGACTTCCAGGTCGTCGCCCTCACGGGCAGCGGCCGTGAGCCGGTCACCTGGGAGCTGCCGCCGAACGTGTACCGGCACCGGGCCGTCCCGCTGTGGGGGCCCGAGCCGGGTCGGCGGCGGCTCCCGTCCCGGGAGCGCCGGCGCTTCCTCGACGTGTACGAGCGATGGCTGCTCTCGATGCTCGACCCGGCAGCCGACTGCGACTTCGGCCAGGAGCTGTACGAACTCGCCGTTTACGCAAGGGCGGGGCTGCTGACCGGCGCTCTGCGCTCGGAATCCGCGGTGCGCTTGCTGATGTGGATATGGACCATGCCGCACCTGGACACCTCGGCGGCCCGGCCCACCGTGCACGACGCGCTGACGGCCACCGATCTGCTGGAGCATGCGCTGCGGCCGCTGGCCGTACGCATCCCGGACGACGCCGTCGCCCACGCCGTCAGCGCCGGGCTCGCCACCCTGCCCGCGCTGACCGCCCAGCACTTCGACGGGGTGCCGTTCCTGCTCACCGAGCACGGGATCTATCTGCGCGAGCGCTATCTCGGCTACCGGGTCCAGGCGCAGCGCGCTCCCGTGAAGACGCTGATGCTCAGCTTCTACCGGGAGCTCAACTCGCTCGGCTACCGCCAGGCCGACCTGATCACGCCGTGCAATCGGTACAACCGGAGGTGGGAGGAACGGGGCGGCGCTCCGGCGGAACGCATCCGCACCGTCTACAACGGCGTCGACCCGCACGCTTTCCCCGAGGCAGGACCCGAACCGGACGTACCGGCCATCGCCTGGGCCGGGCGGATCGACCCGATCAAGGACCTCCGGACGCTGATCCGGGCGTACGCCATGGTCCGCGCCGAACTGCCGGAGGTGCGGCTGCGGTTGTTCGGCGGGGTGCCGGCGGGCGGTGAGAAGTACCGCACCGGGCTGGAGAAACTCGCGGCCGATCTCGGGGTCGTGGACGGCATCGCCTGGGAGGGCCGGGTCAGCGATGTCGCCCGGGCGTACGCGGCGGGCAGCGTGGTCCTGCTCTCCAGCATCAGCGAAGGGTTCCCCTTCTCGCTGATCGAGGCGATGTCGTGCGGGCGGGCGACGGTGTCGACCGACGTCGGCGGGGTGCGGGAGGCGGTCGGCGACACCGGCCTGGTGGTGCCGCCGCGCGAGCCCGCGCTGATGGCCGAGGCCACGCTCGCGCTCCTGAGGGACGACGCGAGGCGGGCGGAGCTGGGCAGGCGGGCCCGGCAGCGGGTCATCGACCGGTTCACCCTGCGGCGGTCCGTGGACGGGTTCCGCCGGATCTACCTCGAACTCGCCGGATTCCCTCCGGACACGGAGGAGTTGACGGAGACGGAGGAGCCGGCGGACACGCAGGGCGCGGACCTCGGCCCGGTCCCGGCGGCGGTCACGGGGGCGCGCCGGTGA
- a CDS encoding bifunctional polysaccharide deacetylase/glycosyltransferase family 2 protein, with translation MTRHALRRDPRAHWVLLSLTLAVVATALLFSGYGRHEIAATAAPTARCPAEPEVPFANGPVMRQDPKTGGVRAARMPASTVALTYDGGPDPAWTPRLLDLLKQHRAKATFFLTGTRAAAHPDLVRRIKEGGHEIGSHTYTDASLADLSGPRVRLELALTQNVLAGTAGIGTHLLRLPHTEGAASLCDDMGEAARRAIGDGYVVVVADEPARTPDQGAVRQFTGSAAAVAETGRLLSADRGDQVTFTTVGAGLGLPGTMYDVGTAAEWKGAAVVRAQQASRAFADGMTWFLLAAGAITAARLLMLLTVARVHVKRVRGNRSRRRGALRVPPLTDPVSVIVPAYNEEAGIEATVRSLLASTHEAVQIIVVDDGSTDRTFEIAEAIGDRRVMVVRQPNSGKAAALNTGLAWAHFDIVVMIDGDTVFEPDAIFRLIQPLADPRVGAVSGNTKVGNRQGVLGRWQHLEYVIGFNLDRRMFDVMECMPTVPGAIGAFRRDAVVGVGGVSEDTLAEDTDLTMALCRAGWRVVYQESAIAWTEAPSTVRQLWKQRYRWCYGTLQSMWKHRGALVERGAGGKLGRRGLTYLLLFQTVLPLLAPLVDVFALYGLLFQGAGQAAAVWLAFTAVQIFSAVYALRLDREKFEPLWTLPLQIFVYRQLMYLVVVQSVVTALMGNRLRWQRMQRTGSATDVLEDRRAMSA, from the coding sequence GTGACCCGGCACGCCCTGCGCCGGGATCCCCGTGCCCACTGGGTGCTCCTGAGCCTCACCCTGGCCGTCGTCGCCACCGCGCTGCTCTTCAGCGGTTACGGGCGGCACGAGATAGCCGCGACCGCCGCGCCGACCGCCCGGTGCCCGGCGGAGCCGGAGGTGCCGTTCGCGAACGGGCCCGTCATGCGTCAGGACCCGAAGACCGGCGGAGTCCGCGCAGCCCGGATGCCCGCAAGCACCGTCGCCCTCACTTACGACGGAGGCCCCGACCCGGCCTGGACCCCACGTCTGCTCGATTTGCTGAAGCAGCACCGGGCCAAGGCCACCTTCTTCCTCACCGGCACCCGCGCCGCCGCCCACCCCGACCTCGTACGCCGGATCAAGGAGGGAGGCCACGAGATCGGTTCGCACACCTATACGGACGCGAGCCTCGCCGATCTGTCCGGGCCCCGCGTCCGGCTGGAGCTCGCCCTCACCCAGAACGTCCTCGCCGGTACCGCGGGCATCGGCACCCATCTGCTGCGCCTTCCGCATACCGAGGGTGCCGCATCGCTCTGCGACGACATGGGCGAGGCCGCCCGGCGCGCCATCGGCGACGGCTATGTCGTCGTCGTTGCCGACGAGCCCGCCCGGACCCCCGACCAGGGCGCCGTGCGCCAGTTCACCGGCTCGGCGGCCGCCGTTGCCGAGACCGGGCGGCTGCTGAGCGCCGACCGCGGCGACCAGGTCACATTCACGACCGTCGGCGCCGGTCTCGGTCTCCCGGGCACGATGTACGACGTCGGCACGGCCGCCGAGTGGAAGGGCGCCGCGGTAGTCCGCGCACAGCAGGCGTCCCGCGCCTTCGCCGACGGAATGACCTGGTTCCTGCTCGCGGCCGGCGCCATCACCGCGGCGCGGCTGCTGATGCTGCTGACCGTCGCCCGTGTCCATGTGAAACGGGTCCGGGGCAATCGCTCCCGGCGCCGCGGCGCCCTGCGCGTTCCGCCGCTGACCGACCCGGTTTCGGTGATCGTCCCCGCGTACAACGAGGAAGCGGGCATCGAGGCGACGGTGCGGTCGCTGCTCGCCTCCACCCACGAGGCCGTGCAGATCATCGTCGTCGACGACGGCTCCACCGACCGGACCTTCGAGATCGCCGAGGCGATCGGCGACCGCCGGGTCATGGTGGTGCGTCAGCCCAACTCCGGGAAGGCCGCTGCTCTCAACACCGGTCTCGCCTGGGCCCACTTCGACATTGTCGTCATGATCGACGGCGACACGGTCTTCGAGCCCGACGCGATCTTCCGTCTGATCCAGCCGCTTGCCGACCCGCGTGTCGGTGCGGTCAGCGGAAACACCAAGGTCGGCAACCGGCAGGGTGTCCTCGGCCGCTGGCAGCACCTCGAATACGTCATCGGTTTCAACCTCGACCGCCGCATGTTCGACGTCATGGAGTGCATGCCCACCGTGCCCGGCGCGATCGGAGCGTTCCGCCGGGATGCCGTGGTCGGTGTCGGAGGCGTCAGCGAGGACACCCTCGCCGAGGACACCGACCTCACCATGGCCCTGTGCCGGGCCGGCTGGCGGGTGGTCTACCAGGAGTCGGCGATCGCCTGGACCGAGGCCCCTTCGACCGTGCGCCAACTGTGGAAGCAGCGCTACCGCTGGTGTTACGGCACGCTGCAGTCGATGTGGAAGCACCGCGGCGCGCTGGTGGAGAGGGGAGCCGGAGGCAAGCTCGGCCGCCGCGGGCTCACCTATCTGCTGCTGTTCCAGACGGTCCTGCCGTTGTTGGCCCCGCTCGTCGACGTCTTCGCCCTGTACGGGTTGCTGTTCCAGGGCGCGGGTCAGGCGGCAGCGGTCTGGCTGGCCTTCACCGCGGTCCAGATTTTCAGCGCGGTGTACGCGCTGCGCCTGGACCGCGAGAAGTTCGAGCCCCTGTGGACCCTGCCGCTCCAGATCTTCGTCTATCGGCAGCTGATGTACCTGGTGGTCGTCCAGTCGGTGGTCACGGCACTGATGGGCAACCGTCTGCGGTGGCAGCGAATGCAGCGCACCGGCTCGGCCACGGACGTGCTGGAGGACCGTCGCGCGATGAGTGCCTGA
- a CDS encoding spherulation-specific family 4 protein — MKRLLVPYYEHPAARPDAWDAVVAAAPRLYGVILNPASGPGAAPDPAFAAVAGRLRAAGVRVLGYADTDYGRRPHSAVVADLLRHRTWYGTDGAFLDQVSSGPEALDHYRRLQIAVRAVGAATLVLNHGVHPDPAYAELADLLVTFEGPWDAYRTSGVPSWTAAHPPERFCHLVYAAPPDARAGAAVHCVVPGTGAHPWGTLPHGLRR, encoded by the coding sequence GTGAAGAGACTGCTGGTCCCGTATTACGAGCATCCCGCCGCCCGCCCCGACGCCTGGGACGCCGTCGTCGCGGCGGCGCCCCGGCTCTACGGCGTGATCCTCAATCCCGCGAGCGGCCCGGGCGCCGCCCCCGACCCTGCGTTCGCCGCCGTCGCCGGGCGTCTGCGCGCGGCCGGCGTCCGGGTGCTCGGCTACGCCGACACCGACTACGGCCGCCGCCCGCATTCCGCCGTCGTGGCCGACCTGCTGCGCCACCGCACGTGGTACGGCACCGACGGGGCGTTCCTCGACCAGGTCAGTTCCGGACCCGAGGCCCTGGACCACTACCGCCGTCTTCAGATCGCGGTCCGCGCGGTCGGCGCGGCCACACTCGTCCTGAACCACGGGGTCCACCCCGACCCGGCGTACGCGGAACTCGCCGACCTGCTGGTCACGTTCGAAGGCCCCTGGGACGCGTACCGCACATCCGGCGTGCCCTCCTGGACCGCCGCACATCCGCCGGAGCGGTTCTGCCATCTGGTGTACGCCGCCCCGCCGGACGCCCGCGCCGGTGCGGCGGTGCACTGCGTCGTTCCCGGGACGGGGGCGCATCCGTGGGGCACGCTCCCGCACGGGCTCCGGCGCTGA
- a CDS encoding PspA/IM30 family protein — MSGVMKRMGMIFRAKANKALDRAEDPRETLDYSYQKQLELLQKVRRGVADVATSRKRLELQLNQLQGQSSKLEDQGRKALALGREDLAREALSRRAALQQQVTDLETQHQTLQGEEEKLTLAAQRLQAKVDAFRTKKETIKATYTAAQAQTRIGEAFSGISEEMGDVGLAIQRAEDKTAQLQARAGAIDELLASGALDDPSGMAKDDIAAELDRISGGTDVELELQRMKAELAGGSSSQQAIEGGSGGSQNTAQQPSNPPKFDKQ, encoded by the coding sequence ATGAGCGGTGTCATGAAGCGTATGGGGATGATCTTCCGCGCGAAGGCGAACAAAGCCCTTGACCGGGCCGAGGACCCGCGCGAGACCCTCGATTACTCGTACCAGAAGCAGCTCGAGCTGCTGCAGAAGGTGCGCCGTGGAGTCGCCGACGTGGCGACCTCCCGCAAGCGGCTCGAGCTGCAGCTGAACCAGCTGCAGGGACAGTCGTCCAAGCTCGAGGACCAGGGCCGCAAGGCGCTGGCGCTCGGCCGTGAAGACCTGGCGCGCGAAGCGCTCTCCCGCCGGGCCGCGCTCCAGCAGCAGGTCACCGATCTGGAGACGCAGCACCAGACCCTGCAGGGCGAGGAGGAGAAGCTGACCCTCGCGGCGCAGCGGCTGCAGGCCAAGGTCGACGCCTTCCGCACGAAGAAGGAGACGATCAAGGCCACCTACACCGCGGCGCAGGCACAGACCCGGATCGGCGAGGCGTTCTCCGGCATCTCCGAGGAGATGGGCGACGTCGGGCTGGCGATCCAGCGGGCCGAGGACAAGACCGCCCAGCTGCAGGCCAGGGCCGGTGCCATCGACGAGCTGCTCGCCTCCGGCGCCCTGGACGACCCGTCCGGGATGGCGAAGGACGACATCGCGGCCGAGCTGGACCGGATCTCCGGCGGCACGGACGTCGAGTTGGAGCTCCAGCGGATGAAGGCGGAACTCGCGGGCGGCTCGAGCTCCCAGCAGGCCATCGAGGGCGGCAGCGGCGGAAGCCAGAACACCGCGCAGCAGCCCAGCAACCCGCCCAAGTTCGACAAGCAGTGA
- a CDS encoding class I SAM-dependent methyltransferase, translating into MARQLDDQITSRYPVGRRLRVLDVGMGQGTQALRLARGGHTVTGLESDPTMLEAARDALAGEPAGIRERVRLVEGDGLETGVHFLPGSFDVVLCHGVLMYVEDPDAMLAGLARMLAPGGLLSLLVRNADALAMRPGLAGDWQGALTAFDTTAYTNRLGLTVRADRLEALTATLAGIAAPLHAWYGVRVFTDNVGNEVELPAADELDRLLTAEDRAGRTDPYRGVAALLHLCGVRRS; encoded by the coding sequence GTGGCCCGTCAGCTCGACGACCAGATCACCTCCCGCTACCCGGTCGGCCGGCGCCTGCGGGTGCTGGACGTGGGCATGGGTCAGGGCACCCAGGCACTGAGGCTGGCACGCGGCGGGCACACCGTGACCGGTCTGGAGTCCGACCCCACGATGCTGGAGGCCGCCCGTGACGCGCTCGCGGGCGAACCGGCCGGGATCCGCGAGCGGGTGCGGCTGGTCGAGGGCGACGGCCTGGAAACCGGTGTGCACTTCCTGCCCGGAAGCTTCGACGTGGTGCTGTGCCACGGCGTGCTGATGTACGTCGAGGATCCGGACGCGATGCTCGCGGGACTGGCCAGGATGCTGGCGCCGGGTGGTCTGCTGTCCCTGCTCGTACGGAACGCGGATGCGCTGGCCATGCGGCCGGGCCTGGCCGGCGACTGGCAGGGGGCGCTGACCGCCTTCGACACGACCGCGTACACCAACCGGCTCGGCCTGACCGTACGCGCGGACCGGCTGGAGGCGCTGACCGCGACGCTGGCGGGGATCGCCGCGCCGCTGCACGCCTGGTACGGAGTCCGGGTCTTCACGGACAACGTGGGCAACGAGGTCGAGCTGCCCGCCGCCGACGAGCTGGACCGGCTGCTGACGGCGGAGGACCGGGCGGGGCGCACGGATCCGTACCGCGGGGTGGCGGCGCTGCTGCACCTGTGCGGAGTGCGCCGCAGCTGA
- the pspAA gene encoding PspA-associated protein PspAA → MIVRIMGEGQVELDDSHFTELNKLDDLLLKEMESGDGPGFRRTLQSLLDKVRELGEPLPDDSLEPSELILPSADATLEEVRELLGDDGLIPG, encoded by the coding sequence ATGATCGTGCGGATCATGGGGGAGGGCCAGGTGGAGCTGGACGACAGCCACTTCACCGAACTGAACAAGCTCGACGACCTACTGCTCAAGGAGATGGAGAGCGGCGACGGTCCCGGCTTCCGCCGGACGCTGCAGTCGCTGCTCGACAAGGTCCGTGAGCTCGGCGAGCCCCTGCCCGACGATTCCCTGGAACCGTCCGAACTGATCCTCCCTTCTGCGGACGCGACGCTCGAGGAGGTCCGCGAACTCCTCGGCGACGACGGTCTGATCCCCGGCTGA